One Candidatus Culexarchaeum yellowstonense genomic region harbors:
- a CDS encoding DHH family phosphoesterase, which yields MSECRKFIEVLNSLSPKRVALLCHRNADPDSFGSAYALRELLMRLYANMEVFIVSPEGLNSSSKRLLNHIDSVNVLETIDGSVDVLIMVDAISFIQLGSLGDFVKGSSIPLLVIDHHEPLKETIDRSLYVASNTNVSSTAEIVVNFFKELRLNISRSSALALLTAIISDSKRFLIASIETFRSVCFLMENGGDYSLALSIISEPMDISERIARLKGAQRLKLFRFGKWLIVFSNVSSFEASLARALIDLGGDLAIVVGGEGDDVRVSARSTEAFYRETGFHLGRDLMIPLGEFIGGTGGGHSTAAGANGCRNRDSIDDFCIKIISSKIARG from the coding sequence TTGAGTGAATGTAGAAAATTTATTGAAGTGTTAAATTCCCTCTCGCCGAAAAGGGTGGCTTTGCTTTGTCATCGTAATGCTGATCCAGACTCCTTTGGGAGTGCATATGCCCTGAGAGAGCTTTTAATGAGGCTATATGCTAATATGGAAGTCTTTATTGTATCACCTGAAGGATTGAATTCTTCATCGAAGAGATTATTGAACCATATAGATAGTGTAAATGTTTTGGAAACCATTGATGGTAGTGTTGATGTTTTAATTATGGTAGATGCAATATCCTTTATTCAGCTTGGTTCTTTAGGTGATTTTGTAAAGGGGTCTAGTATTCCACTTTTAGTTATTGATCATCATGAGCCATTGAAGGAAACTATTGATCGCTCCTTGTACGTGGCTTCCAATACCAATGTATCTTCCACAGCTGAAATAGTTGTCAATTTCTTTAAAGAGTTACGTTTGAATATTAGTAGGAGCAGTGCATTGGCATTACTTACAGCAATAATATCTGATTCAAAGAGATTTCTCATAGCTTCCATTGAAACATTTAGAAGTGTCTGTTTCCTCATGGAGAATGGTGGCGATTATAGTTTAGCTTTATCAATAATCTCAGAGCCTATGGATATCTCTGAAAGGATAGCTAGACTTAAGGGGGCGCAGAGATTGAAATTATTTAGGTTTGGGAAGTGGTTGATAGTTTTTTCAAACGTGAGTTCCTTTGAAGCTTCCCTTGCAAGGGCATTGATTGATCTTGGAGGGGATTTAGCTATAGTGGTTGGAGGTGAAGGTGATGATGTGCGTGTTAGTGCAAGGTCTACGGAAGCCTTCTATAGGGAGACTGGCTTCCATTTGGGGAGAGATCTCATGATTCCCTTAGGAGAATTTATAGGTGGCACTGGGGGTGGGCATTCCACAGCTGCGGGTGCCAATGGATGTAGGAATAGGGATAGCATTGATGATTTCTGTATAAAAATAATTTCGAGTAAAATTGCAAGGGGATGA
- a CDS encoding energy-coupling factor ABC transporter ATP-binding protein yields MIEVHDLWFYYDDNPVLKGVSLEINPGEIVAIMGENGAGKTTLIKHFNGLLKPKRGYVKVFGIDTRYATVAQLSRRVGLVFQNPDHQLFAETVEEEVSFALKNFGFPKEVISERVERVLKLLDLYDLRDRSPFTLSGGERRRVTIASVLCYDPDIIVFDEPTVGQDYMQKEKLAQLIKLLHTQLKTVVVVTHDIEFVAENFPRVILLSSGRIIADGSTRKILTDEDLMRKANLVLPQVTQIAYSLHEFGIPKDLLLVQEVRDSILKVLCR; encoded by the coding sequence ATGATTGAGGTACATGACTTATGGTTTTATTATGATGATAATCCAGTTTTGAAGGGAGTATCCCTTGAGATAAATCCTGGTGAAATTGTTGCAATAATGGGTGAGAATGGTGCTGGAAAGACTACTCTAATTAAGCATTTCAATGGGTTGTTAAAGCCTAAACGTGGATACGTAAAGGTATTTGGAATTGATACTAGATACGCCACTGTTGCCCAACTTTCGCGACGGGTTGGTTTAGTATTCCAAAATCCGGATCATCAGTTATTCGCAGAAACTGTGGAAGAAGAGGTTTCATTTGCATTGAAGAATTTTGGTTTTCCAAAGGAAGTTATTAGTGAGAGGGTTGAGAGGGTACTAAAATTATTGGATTTATATGATTTGAGGGATCGCTCCCCCTTCACTTTAAGTGGAGGTGAGCGTAGGCGTGTTACTATTGCATCGGTACTATGCTATGACCCTGATATAATAGTTTTTGATGAACCAACCGTGGGTCAAGATTATATGCAGAAGGAGAAGCTTGCACAACTTATAAAATTACTTCATACACAATTGAAAACTGTGGTGGTGGTTACCCATGATATTGAATTTGTAGCTGAAAACTTCCCAAGAGTCATCCTTCTTTCTTCAGGTAGGATAATTGCTGATGGTAGTACACGTAAAATATTGACTGATGAAGATTTGATGAGAAAGGCAAACCTTGTTTTACCTCAAGTAACTCAGATAGCCTATTCCCTTCATGAATTCGGAATACCTAAAGATCTTTTGCTAGTTCAAGAAGTTCGTGACTCTATACTAAAAGTTCTTTGTAGGTGA
- a CDS encoding prefoldin subunit beta, whose product MDERLPPDVEEKVARLQDLQEQLRLILVRKQQLQLQLAESQNALEAVEKLSDDCEVYKAAGYVMFKSSKAKVLEELKDKRDTLELRIKTLEKQEALLRKQFEELRREVSNLLSTVQRPGA is encoded by the coding sequence TTGGATGAAAGGTTACCACCTGATGTTGAGGAGAAGGTTGCAAGATTGCAGGATCTTCAAGAACAATTAAGATTAATTTTAGTTAGAAAGCAACAACTACAGCTTCAATTAGCTGAGTCTCAGAATGCTTTAGAGGCTGTTGAAAAGCTCTCTGATGATTGTGAAGTTTATAAGGCAGCTGGATACGTAATGTTTAAATCAAGTAAAGCGAAAGTTTTAGAGGAGTTAAAGGATAAGAGGGATACCTTAGAATTAAGAATAAAAACTCTTGAAAAGCAAGAGGCTTTGCTCCGCAAACAATTTGAAGAGTTGCGGAGAGAGGTAAGTAATCTCCTTTCAACAGTTCAACGTCCAGGGGCATAA
- a CDS encoding DUF3194 domain-containing protein, whose product MANHTFTDKSIEELCVLAENVIRSYILSKFSINDILDLNVSVDARFLDDGQLTFDVDVELTLHPKFSRSDVEAVINEAVERCFKELDKRMGSVE is encoded by the coding sequence ATGGCTAACCATACCTTTACTGATAAATCCATAGAGGAACTTTGTGTTTTAGCTGAAAACGTTATACGGTCATATATACTTTCAAAGTTTTCGATTAATGATATTCTTGATTTAAATGTGAGTGTGGATGCTCGTTTTTTGGATGATGGACAGTTAACGTTTGATGTTGATGTCGAGTTGACCTTGCACCCAAAATTTTCTAGGAGTGATGTGGAAGCAGTTATAAATGAGGCTGTCGAAAGATGTTTTAAAGAATTGGATAAGAGGATGGGTAGTGTTGAGTGA
- a CDS encoding energy-coupling factor ABC transporter ATP-binding protein → MAIVEVKGLSYKYPGSSKYAIKDVSLSINEGEFVVITGPSGCGKTTLCRCFNGLIPHFYGGEFIGDVIVNGLSVKNTPTTILSKYVGMVFQDPESQLFSLNVEREVAFGLENLGLDRGEIRSRVNEVLELMGISHLRNRAPFELSGGEQQKVALAACLAMRPKILVLDEPTSHLDPVSAYSLLTLLNDLRGKLKLTIIIVEHRLEALVAVCDRLIIMNDGKIAFNGDPRTVFSKGNIDFIKGIGVGIPKVVELYHHLLNSEVVLRDIPLSPKMFKEYFLEVVKK, encoded by the coding sequence ATGGCGATCGTTGAAGTTAAAGGTCTCTCATATAAGTATCCTGGTTCATCAAAATATGCAATTAAAGATGTTTCTCTAAGCATAAATGAAGGTGAATTCGTCGTCATAACAGGTCCCAGCGGTTGTGGTAAGACCACATTATGCAGATGTTTTAATGGTTTAATTCCACACTTCTATGGTGGCGAATTTATTGGTGATGTTATAGTTAATGGGTTATCCGTCAAAAATACCCCCACAACTATTCTATCAAAATATGTTGGTATGGTGTTTCAAGATCCTGAATCGCAACTTTTTTCATTGAATGTGGAGCGTGAAGTAGCCTTCGGACTTGAAAATTTAGGTTTAGATAGGGGAGAAATTAGGTCGAGGGTTAATGAGGTTCTGGAGTTGATGGGGATTTCCCATTTACGTAATCGGGCGCCCTTTGAGCTTTCTGGTGGTGAACAGCAGAAGGTTGCTTTGGCGGCATGTTTAGCTATGAGACCAAAAATTCTAGTTTTAGATGAGCCGACGTCACATTTAGATCCTGTAAGTGCTTATTCATTACTTACATTGCTTAATGATCTTAGGGGTAAATTGAAGTTAACCATCATAATCGTTGAACATAGGTTAGAAGCTTTGGTTGCTGTATGTGATAGACTTATAATAATGAATGATGGTAAAATAGCCTTTAATGGGGATCCTAGGACTGTTTTTTCAAAGGGGAACATAGATTTTATTAAAGGTATTGGTGTGGGCATACCTAAGGTAGTTGAATTATATCATCACCTTTTAAATAGTGAGGTCGTATTAAGAGATATCCCTCTATCCCCAAAAATGTTTAAGGAGTATTTCTTGGAGGTTGTTAAGAAATGA